One genomic region from Maridesulfovibrio frigidus DSM 17176 encodes:
- a CDS encoding amino acid ABC transporter permease: MTDKPTKIEITDGAGIPAKNDAGLISAWWISFIGAISIITYLVVTKPDPYKDILMFVPDGILVTFQVTIFSIIGASIIGLFTGLGRISKNKILNLIASTYVEVVRGIPLLVQLFYIYYALGRVLQVPDMLSAIIAMSVCYGAYMGEVFRAGIDSIDSGQTEAARSLGFDKNQTMFFVVLPQAWRMILPPVGNEFIALLKDSSLVSILAVADILRRGREFAAESFQYFETYTMIALLYLLITLILSKGVSYMEDRLNHYDR, translated from the coding sequence ATGACAGACAAACCAACTAAAATTGAAATTACAGATGGAGCCGGGATACCTGCAAAGAATGACGCAGGCCTGATAAGTGCTTGGTGGATTTCTTTTATAGGCGCAATTTCAATTATCACCTATCTTGTAGTAACAAAGCCGGATCCTTATAAAGATATATTGATGTTCGTTCCAGATGGCATTTTAGTGACTTTTCAGGTTACTATCTTTTCCATTATTGGCGCTTCAATCATCGGGCTGTTCACAGGTTTGGGTAGAATTTCTAAGAATAAAATTTTAAATCTGATTGCCTCTACTTATGTTGAGGTTGTGAGAGGTATTCCTCTCCTTGTTCAGCTTTTTTATATTTATTACGCCCTCGGTAGAGTTTTGCAGGTTCCAGATATGTTGTCCGCCATCATTGCGATGAGTGTTTGTTATGGCGCATACATGGGAGAAGTTTTCCGGGCAGGCATCGATTCTATTGATAGCGGACAGACTGAAGCTGCCAGATCTTTAGGATTTGATAAAAATCAGACAATGTTTTTCGTTGTTCTGCCTCAGGCTTGGAGAATGATTCTGCCACCTGTCGGCAACGAATTTATTGCTCTCTTAAAGGATTCCTCCCTTGTCTCAATCCTGGCTGTTGCAGATATTTTGAGGCGAGGCCGTGAGTTTGCTGCTGAAAGCTTTCAGTACTTTGAAACATATACCATGATTGCGCTCCTTTATCTTTTGATAACTTTGATTCTTTCAAAGGGTGTAAGTTACATGGAAGATAGGTTGAACCATTATGACCGTTAA
- a CDS encoding basic amino acid ABC transporter substrate-binding protein, which yields MFKKIIVLLMLSMLVAVSAQAELKVNSEGKPIIKVASDCTWPPMEFINKDKQLVGFSVDLMKAAAEAGGYVVEIKNVAWDGIFAGLAAGKYDCITSSVSINDKRKKAMDFSSPYFEVTQAVVTNKDSNAKTLADFKGMKVGAQIGTTGYFAVKKTDDVIAKSYDEVGLAMEDLYNGRLVAVVCDNPVAADFALQQAEYSKRMKIAFTVKSDTTEFYGVAIRKGNTEVLELINKGLAAVVKDGTYDKINAKWFGTAK from the coding sequence ATGTTTAAAAAGATTATTGTTCTTTTGATGCTTTCAATGCTCGTTGCTGTTTCTGCTCAGGCTGAACTGAAAGTTAATAGCGAAGGTAAGCCTATTATCAAGGTTGCTTCAGACTGCACATGGCCCCCAATGGAGTTTATCAATAAAGATAAACAGTTGGTTGGATTTTCTGTAGACCTTATGAAAGCTGCCGCTGAAGCTGGCGGTTATGTTGTTGAAATCAAAAACGTTGCTTGGGATGGTATTTTTGCTGGCCTTGCAGCAGGCAAATACGATTGCATCACTTCTTCTGTTTCAATCAATGATAAACGTAAGAAGGCAATGGACTTTTCTTCTCCTTACTTTGAAGTAACACAGGCTGTTGTTACCAATAAAGATTCTAATGCAAAGACTTTGGCTGATTTCAAAGGCATGAAGGTCGGAGCTCAGATCGGAACAACTGGTTACTTTGCTGTTAAAAAAACTGATGATGTTATCGCAAAATCATACGATGAAGTTGGTCTTGCTATGGAAGATCTCTACAATGGACGCCTTGTAGCCGTTGTTTGTGATAATCCTGTTGCAGCTGACTTTGCTTTGCAGCAGGCTGAATACTCCAAGAGAATGAAGATTGCTTTCACAGTGAAAAGTGATACCACTGAATTTTATGGTGTTGCAATCCGTAAAGGAAACACAGAAGTGCTTGAGCTAATCAACAAAGGTTTAGCTGCTGTTGTTAAAGACGGAACATATGATAAAATTAACGCTAAATGGTTCGGAACTGCTAAATAG
- a CDS encoding transporter substrate-binding domain-containing protein has protein sequence MKKVYLMLALVMVLGFAFSANASDIDLAKKSTLNSILKRGEIRAGLDSGYMPFEMTDKNGRFIGFEMDIMREMAKDMGVKFVPVNMSFDGIIPALLTNKIDIIASGMTVNAKRNLQINFANPFFVVGQTALVSKKLEGKVKSYKDLNTPEYTIVSKLGTTGEQSVKRLLPKAKYKSFETESDAALEVLNGKADAMVYDLPFNAIFMAEQGKGKLFFLDKPFTYEPLAFGIRKGDPDFINFLNNFLIQIKNDGRYEKFYAKWFMSTDWRKNLQ, from the coding sequence ATGAAAAAAGTTTATCTAATGTTAGCTCTGGTAATGGTACTCGGGTTTGCTTTCAGCGCAAATGCTTCAGACATTGATCTGGCAAAAAAATCCACACTCAACTCTATCCTTAAAAGAGGCGAAATCCGCGCTGGTCTTGATTCTGGCTACATGCCCTTTGAAATGACTGATAAAAACGGTAGATTTATTGGATTTGAAATGGATATCATGCGTGAAATGGCTAAAGACATGGGCGTCAAATTCGTACCAGTTAATATGTCCTTCGACGGAATAATCCCAGCTCTCCTTACTAATAAAATTGACATCATCGCTTCTGGGATGACCGTTAATGCAAAACGTAATCTACAGATAAACTTTGCTAATCCATTCTTCGTTGTGGGACAGACAGCTCTCGTTAGCAAAAAGCTCGAAGGAAAAGTTAAATCCTACAAAGATCTTAACACCCCCGAGTACACAATTGTATCCAAGCTTGGTACAACTGGCGAACAGTCCGTAAAACGTCTTCTTCCTAAAGCTAAATATAAATCTTTCGAAACTGAATCCGATGCAGCTCTTGAAGTTCTTAACGGAAAAGCAGATGCAATGGTATATGACCTCCCTTTCAATGCTATCTTCATGGCTGAACAGGGCAAAGGCAAATTATTCTTCCTTGATAAGCCTTTCACCTACGAGCCTCTCGCTTTCGGTATCCGCAAAGGTGATCCTGACTTCATTAACTTCCTCAATAACTTCCTCATTCAGATCAAAAATGACGGTCGTTACGAAAAGTTCTACGCTAAATGGTTCATGAGCACAGATTGGCGTAAAAACCTTCAGTAA
- a CDS encoding amino acid ABC transporter permease (The N-terminal region of this protein, as described by TIGR01726, is a three transmembrane segment that identifies a subfamily of ABC transporter permease subunits, which specificities that include histidine, arginine, glutamine, glutamate, L-cystine (sic), the opines (in Agrobacterium) octopine and nopaline, etc.) — MSGPYLRTPGKGRSYDIFWKTVFYIGLFATLAALGWATNQVDYVWRWERIPNYFYYEKDINVTSNLDGSISSIKKSGENALIIITGENNESEQYEIPFSDLEVYEGDSIFVGDVLGSEKEWTMGIILEGLIVTLKVSAISIFFGIGIGLLTGLARISANPALRMTAITYIELIRGSPLLVQIFIWYFVLGTLINSILSKYDISQVPPLWFGIASLAIFAGAYVAEIVRAGIQSVNRGQMEAARSLGMSNFNAMRHIIIPQAFRRILPPLAGQFISMIKDSSLLGVIAIRELTKATREAVSVSLQPFELWFLCAILYLILTFTFSMFVQYLEKRMVQR; from the coding sequence ATGAGTGGACCTTACTTAAGAACTCCTGGCAAAGGGCGCAGCTACGATATTTTTTGGAAGACTGTATTTTATATAGGCTTGTTTGCGACTCTCGCGGCTCTTGGGTGGGCAACTAACCAAGTTGACTACGTTTGGCGCTGGGAGCGTATTCCAAACTATTTTTATTATGAAAAAGATATCAATGTAACCTCTAATCTTGATGGTTCAATTTCTTCCATTAAAAAGAGTGGAGAAAATGCTCTTATCATAATTACAGGAGAAAATAACGAATCTGAGCAATACGAAATACCGTTTAGCGACCTTGAGGTGTACGAGGGAGATTCCATATTTGTAGGGGATGTACTCGGCTCCGAAAAAGAATGGACCATGGGGATTATTCTGGAAGGGCTTATTGTCACCCTAAAAGTCAGTGCCATTTCAATTTTCTTTGGAATCGGGATAGGTCTTCTCACCGGACTTGCTAGGATCTCAGCTAATCCAGCACTACGAATGACTGCAATCACCTATATTGAGCTCATTCGAGGTTCGCCGCTTCTCGTCCAGATTTTCATTTGGTATTTTGTGCTGGGAACGTTAATAAACAGTATCCTTTCTAAATATGATATTTCTCAAGTTCCACCACTATGGTTCGGTATTGCTTCCCTCGCGATTTTTGCAGGAGCCTATGTTGCAGAAATCGTTCGTGCAGGTATTCAATCTGTTAACCGGGGGCAAATGGAAGCGGCAAGATCGCTTGGAATGTCAAACTTTAATGCAATGCGGCATATCATAATTCCACAGGCATTCAGAAGAATTCTTCCACCTCTCGCTGGACAATTTATCAGCATGATCAAGGACTCCTCACTACTTGGAGTAATTGCAATCAGAGAGCTGACCAAAGCAACCCGTGAAGCTGTATCTGTAAGCTTACAGCCTTTCGAGCTATGGTTTCTTTGTGCTATCCTTTACCTGATCCTTACTTTCACGTTCTCAATGTTTGTTCAGTATCTAGAAAAAAGAATGGTGCAAAGATAA
- a CDS encoding amino acid ABC transporter ATP-binding protein: MIEVQNIYKTFFVTHEVQALSDVSHTVNQGEVVVVIGPSGSGKSTFLRCLNRLEFADSGHIYIDGVDILSPKTNINKIREEVGMVFQSFNLFPHKTVLENLTIAQTVVRNRSKKDAVERAMLLLKKVGIHDKAGTYPAQLSGGQQQRVAIARSLAMEPKVLLFDEPTSALDPEMIGEVLDVMKAVAKEGMTMVVVTHEMGFAREVADEVLFMDHGMILEKGTPEHFFTNPESDRTKAFLSQIL; encoded by the coding sequence ATGATAGAAGTACAAAATATATACAAAACATTCTTCGTTACGCACGAAGTGCAGGCTCTTTCAGATGTCTCCCATACAGTTAATCAGGGGGAAGTTGTTGTTGTGATAGGACCTTCCGGTTCCGGAAAAAGCACCTTCCTGCGCTGTCTTAACAGGCTTGAATTTGCTGATTCAGGACATATCTATATTGATGGTGTGGATATCCTTTCCCCAAAAACCAATATCAATAAAATCCGTGAAGAAGTAGGAATGGTGTTCCAATCATTTAACCTGTTTCCTCACAAGACAGTGCTTGAAAATTTAACAATAGCACAAACAGTCGTGCGGAATCGCTCAAAAAAAGATGCGGTGGAAAGAGCCATGCTTTTACTCAAAAAAGTAGGCATTCACGACAAGGCGGGAACCTACCCGGCTCAACTTTCAGGTGGACAACAGCAAAGAGTTGCTATTGCCCGCTCACTTGCAATGGAGCCAAAAGTGCTGCTTTTTGATGAGCCAACATCTGCACTTGACCCTGAAATGATCGGGGAAGTTCTAGATGTAATGAAAGCTGTTGCCAAAGAAGGCATGACCATGGTGGTCGTAACTCACGAAATGGGATTTGCACGTGAAGTAGCAGACGAAGTGCTCTTCATGGATCATGGAATGATTCTGGAGAAAGGAACTCCGGAACACTTTTTCACGAATCCAGAGTCTGACAGGACAAAAGCATTCCTAAGCCAGATTTTATAA
- a CDS encoding histidine kinase dimerization/phosphoacceptor domain -containing protein: MQDTPTVLTIDDDEGVRLSIAHFLEDSGYKVLQASNGSEGLDIFRQQNPDVVLLDLRMPEMDGLAVLKTLGKEAPQSPVIVVSGTGSFDDVVATVRLGAWDYIPKPITDLSDLESSIVRTFERSRLLVENEKYKQELEIKIRERTEELERTNLILSEEISARKTSEKLVRASLTEKEVMLKEIHHRVKNNLQIISSLLSLQSGYTDDVKASNLLRDCQHRVRSMSMLHERLYRSEDLSRIDMREYARTLMDFLLRSYTIDDKIKPSFNIEDIHLGIDKAIPCGLIINELLSNSLRHAFPEKSEGTLYVSMSDDGDNNCLTVSDNGIGLPNDFKIGNTNTLGMTLVETLAEQLCGEVIINKDRKKGSSFQVIFPSKTDAC; this comes from the coding sequence ATGCAAGATACCCCTACAGTACTTACAATTGATGATGATGAAGGAGTAAGGCTCTCCATCGCACATTTTCTTGAAGACAGTGGGTATAAGGTTCTTCAAGCTTCAAACGGCTCAGAAGGGCTCGATATTTTTAGACAACAAAATCCAGACGTTGTTCTTTTAGACTTAAGAATGCCGGAAATGGATGGCCTTGCTGTTTTAAAGACACTTGGAAAGGAAGCACCGCAATCTCCTGTTATAGTGGTATCCGGAACAGGTTCCTTTGACGACGTTGTTGCAACGGTCAGGCTTGGTGCGTGGGACTATATTCCAAAGCCTATCACAGACCTCTCTGATCTCGAGTCTTCTATAGTAAGAACTTTTGAAAGATCCAGATTACTTGTCGAGAATGAAAAATATAAGCAAGAACTAGAAATTAAAATTAGAGAACGCACTGAAGAACTGGAAAGGACTAACCTTATTCTTTCAGAAGAAATATCAGCACGCAAAACTTCTGAAAAACTAGTCCGAGCTTCACTCACAGAAAAAGAGGTAATGCTCAAAGAAATACATCATAGAGTAAAAAACAACCTTCAAATTATTTCCAGCTTGCTAAGCCTTCAAAGCGGCTACACCGATGATGTAAAGGCTAGTAACCTTTTGCGAGACTGCCAGCACAGGGTCCGCTCAATGTCTATGCTTCACGAGAGACTGTATAGATCCGAAGATCTTTCACGAATTGATATGCGTGAATACGCACGCACTTTAATGGATTTCCTACTACGTTCATATACCATAGACGATAAAATTAAACCCTCATTTAACATTGAGGATATTCACTTAGGCATTGATAAAGCTATTCCGTGTGGCCTTATTATTAATGAGCTACTTTCAAATTCTCTCAGGCATGCTTTCCCTGAAAAAAGTGAAGGAACGCTATACGTTTCCATGTCAGACGATGGTGATAATAATTGCCTGACAGTTTCAGATAATGGCATAGGGTTGCCTAATGATTTCAAAATAGGGAATACTAATACACTGGGTATGACTCTTGTCGAAACTCTCGCAGAGCAACTTTGCGGAGAAGTTATTATTAATAAAGACAGGAAAAAAGGATCTTCATTCCAAGTAATTTTCCCCAGTAAAACTGATGCTTGCTAG
- a CDS encoding STAS domain-containing protein: MELKFKHVDEITIVKLDSPELNHVVSHDFQRQTAPLFENKNFNIALDMAKVDFMDSMGIGTLITLRNKLMKEKGCIAMFNLSDRVKKIIDIAALHKVFSLYETEDEAVEGLKQQILS, translated from the coding sequence ATGGAACTTAAATTTAAGCATGTAGATGAAATAACGATCGTAAAACTTGATTCACCGGAACTTAACCATGTTGTAAGCCATGATTTTCAGAGACAGACAGCTCCTCTCTTTGAGAATAAAAATTTCAATATAGCTCTTGATATGGCTAAAGTTGATTTCATGGATAGTATGGGAATCGGAACTCTGATTACTCTGCGCAACAAACTCATGAAAGAAAAAGGCTGCATCGCTATGTTTAACCTCAGTGATAGAGTAAAGAAAATCATTGATATTGCGGCATTGCACAAAGTCTTTTCCCTTTATGAAACAGAAGATGAAGCTGTTGAAGGTTTGAAACAGCAGATTCTTTCTTAG
- a CDS encoding RidA family protein, which yields MSVKTINTDKAPSAIGPYSQATVYNGQAYVSGQLGLSPKTGEFVSEELEAQTRQALENMKAILEACGSSLNKVIAVDIFLTDMGGFATLNEVYSEYFTDHKPARAAIEVSALPKGGIVEIKCTAAI from the coding sequence ATGAGCGTAAAAACAATTAATACTGACAAAGCTCCTTCTGCTATCGGTCCTTACTCTCAAGCAACGGTTTACAACGGACAGGCTTACGTAAGCGGTCAGCTCGGCCTTTCTCCCAAAACGGGAGAGTTCGTATCAGAAGAGTTGGAAGCGCAGACCAGACAGGCCCTCGAAAACATGAAAGCTATACTCGAAGCATGCGGAAGCTCGCTAAACAAAGTTATCGCTGTGGACATTTTTTTGACTGACATGGGCGGCTTCGCAACATTAAACGAAGTCTATTCTGAATACTTCACTGACCACAAGCCGGCACGGGCAGCTATTGAAGTCAGCGCTCTGCCCAAAGGCGGCATTGTCGAAATTAAGTGCACAGCTGCGATTTAA
- a CDS encoding tRNA (cytidine(34)-2'-O)-methyltransferase, with amino-acid sequence MNPFSIVLFEPEIPPNTGNIARLCAGTDTALHLIEPLGFSISDKHLKRAGLDYWPNVKLFVWKNWQEFQDNREAGRLITTSAKRGTVLFKFEFEPGDHIVFGPETRGLPEWMFDDITDAINIPTNKKIRSLNLSTSAGIILYQALASLNNDSLFE; translated from the coding sequence ATGAACCCTTTCAGTATAGTTCTTTTTGAACCTGAAATTCCGCCCAATACGGGTAACATTGCAAGACTCTGTGCAGGCACAGATACAGCACTACATCTAATCGAACCACTAGGCTTTTCAATCTCGGATAAGCATTTAAAACGCGCTGGCCTTGACTACTGGCCAAACGTGAAGCTTTTCGTATGGAAAAACTGGCAAGAATTTCAAGACAATAGAGAAGCTGGCAGATTGATCACCACCAGCGCCAAACGTGGAACAGTATTGTTTAAATTTGAATTTGAACCCGGCGATCATATTGTTTTCGGCCCGGAAACCAGAGGGTTACCGGAATGGATGTTTGACGACATTACAGACGCCATAAACATTCCCACAAATAAAAAAATAAGAAGCTTGAACCTTTCTACCTCGGCCGGAATCATATTATATCAAGCTCTGGCATCACTTAACAACGACTCACTCTTTGAATAA
- the rfbB gene encoding dTDP-glucose 4,6-dehydratase, translating to MRLLVTGGCGFIGTNFVYLMQERHPDWEIINLDKLTYAGNRKNLLSIENNNAANYSFVHGDICDKEFVSNTLEEHKIEAVVNFAAESHVDRSINDPAPFLTTNICGAQNLMECARQAGIEKFVHVSTDEVYGSLGMNDPAFTENNPLEPNSPYSASKASADLMARAYFETYNFPVSITRCSNNYGPYQFPEKLIPLMYTKVITGEQLPIYGDGSNIRDWIYVDDHCTGVELTLLKGQPGRAYNFGGAAEKTNLELVHELLAILGKDESLITYVTDRPGHDQRYAMDYAVAEKELGFAPSVTFEQGIKKTIKWYQDNGQWLEDVRSGAYREFMNEWYGDRK from the coding sequence ATGAGACTTCTTGTTACTGGCGGTTGCGGTTTTATCGGAACCAATTTCGTTTATCTTATGCAGGAACGCCACCCGGACTGGGAGATTATAAATCTCGACAAGTTAACATATGCCGGCAACAGAAAAAACCTCCTATCAATCGAAAACAACAATGCCGCTAATTACAGCTTCGTTCACGGAGATATCTGCGACAAAGAGTTCGTATCCAATACTCTGGAAGAGCACAAAATTGAGGCCGTAGTAAACTTCGCTGCAGAATCACATGTGGACAGGTCAATTAACGATCCTGCTCCCTTCCTGACTACGAATATTTGCGGTGCACAAAATCTCATGGAATGCGCCAGGCAGGCAGGCATTGAAAAATTTGTTCATGTCTCTACCGATGAAGTCTATGGCTCTCTCGGCATGAATGACCCCGCATTTACAGAAAACAATCCATTAGAGCCAAATAGCCCCTACTCTGCATCAAAAGCCAGTGCTGATCTTATGGCACGAGCTTATTTTGAAACATACAATTTTCCAGTTTCCATAACCAGATGTTCAAACAACTATGGTCCGTATCAGTTTCCGGAAAAACTCATCCCGCTTATGTACACAAAAGTAATAACCGGAGAGCAGCTCCCTATTTACGGAGATGGAAGCAATATCCGTGACTGGATTTACGTTGATGACCACTGCACGGGTGTCGAGTTAACTCTTCTTAAAGGACAGCCTGGGAGAGCTTATAACTTCGGCGGAGCGGCTGAAAAGACCAATCTGGAACTAGTTCATGAACTTCTCGCAATACTAGGCAAGGACGAGTCCTTGATAACTTACGTCACAGACAGGCCGGGGCATGATCAAAGATATGCTATGGATTATGCTGTAGCCGAAAAAGAGCTGGGTTTCGCCCCAAGCGTAACTTTCGAACAGGGCATAAAAAAGACCATAAAATGGTATCAAGATAACGGGCAGTGGCTTGAAGATGTCCGCAGTGGAGCCTATCGCGAATTCATGAACGAATGGTATGGAGACCGAAAATGA
- the rfbD gene encoding dTDP-4-dehydrorhamnose reductase: MIELKGKKAVVLGGRTGLLGQSLTEVLRSHGAVTIPLSRNDFDPLNEESLTALLEREEPDFIVNTIAYTMVDQAEDEEKKAHLLNTTFPVILARLAKKHNSKLIHFSTDFVFDGKKDSPYTEEDKTNPKSVYGETKLAGESQLIKLGYENILIIRTAWLFGPNKTNFVHKILNFAQERDCLNIVHDQNGSPTYTPDLAEYTAQLLIAEATGIFNVVNSGKASWCELAAEAINCAGVNCLVNPVPTSSYPTKAYRPSYSVLDTEKFIKITGITPRPWVQALRDYIYNDIEEQ; encoded by the coding sequence ATGATAGAACTTAAAGGCAAAAAGGCCGTAGTGCTCGGCGGGCGTACAGGACTTTTAGGGCAAAGTTTAACCGAGGTTCTACGCAGCCACGGAGCCGTAACTATCCCGCTGTCTCGAAACGACTTTGACCCGCTAAATGAAGAATCGCTTACCGCTCTTTTAGAAAGAGAGGAGCCTGACTTCATAGTAAATACTATTGCTTACACCATGGTAGATCAGGCCGAAGATGAAGAAAAGAAGGCTCATCTGCTTAATACAACTTTCCCTGTAATTCTTGCTCGACTTGCCAAAAAACATAATTCGAAATTAATTCATTTCAGCACAGACTTTGTTTTTGACGGGAAAAAAGACTCTCCATACACAGAGGAAGATAAAACCAATCCAAAATCTGTTTACGGCGAGACAAAGCTAGCTGGAGAATCCCAATTGATAAAATTAGGATACGAAAATATCCTTATAATACGCACGGCGTGGTTATTTGGACCTAATAAAACAAACTTTGTACATAAGATTCTTAATTTTGCGCAAGAAAGAGATTGTCTGAACATTGTCCACGACCAGAATGGATCTCCTACTTACACGCCTGATCTTGCAGAATACACCGCACAGCTCCTAATTGCAGAAGCAACCGGCATATTTAATGTAGTAAATTCAGGTAAAGCAAGTTGGTGTGAGCTTGCAGCAGAGGCTATTAATTGCGCAGGCGTAAACTGCCTTGTAAATCCAGTGCCCACTAGTTCATACCCGACAAAAGCTTATCGCCCTAGCTACTCAGTCCTAGATACCGAAAAATTCATTAAAATTACTGGCATCACTCCTAGGCCGTGGGTTCAGGCACTCCGGGATTACATTTACAACGACATCGAAGAACAATAA
- a CDS encoding 4Fe-4S binding protein, with protein MLKISPATLRNSIQCLMTLFCVWVGYRFYLFYEFMIGNSDVAMTKPGAVEGFLPISALLSFKRLITEGIYDEVHPAGLTIFIAVIVMSLLLRKGFCGYLCPVGFISNILNRIGLKTKRTITVKGKIEFAFLIPKYIAMTFFVYAVFVKMSVKDVNAFIHSGYNFTAEAKMLHFFSNLSSIAAMVIAAIVILSIFIPYFWCRFLCPYGALLGIISKASPVAIKRDDDLCINCGKCTKACPGGIQVEIKETVNSAECVGCIQCIDSCPVDDCLTLSDRLSRKRLPWMTIAIGTVFILLLYYAAAVFTNHWNSPMPVEMLRNYYLNL; from the coding sequence ATGCTAAAAATATCCCCTGCTACACTGAGAAATTCTATTCAGTGCTTAATGACTTTATTCTGTGTTTGGGTTGGTTACAGGTTCTACCTTTTCTACGAGTTTATGATCGGCAACTCGGATGTTGCTATGACCAAACCCGGAGCAGTTGAAGGATTCCTGCCTATAAGCGCCCTGCTTTCATTCAAAAGACTGATAACCGAAGGTATCTATGACGAGGTTCACCCCGCGGGGCTGACAATTTTCATAGCTGTGATCGTTATGTCACTACTCCTTCGAAAAGGATTCTGTGGCTATCTCTGCCCTGTCGGATTCATTAGTAATATACTGAATCGTATCGGACTTAAGACTAAGCGCACTATCACCGTCAAAGGCAAGATCGAATTTGCCTTTCTCATTCCCAAATATATTGCAATGACTTTCTTTGTTTACGCAGTTTTTGTTAAAATGAGCGTAAAAGATGTGAACGCATTCATTCATTCAGGATACAATTTCACGGCCGAAGCTAAGATGCTCCATTTTTTCAGCAATCTAAGCTCGATTGCCGCCATGGTAATCGCAGCAATCGTGATTCTATCTATCTTTATTCCATACTTCTGGTGCCGCTTCTTGTGTCCCTACGGAGCTTTACTTGGAATTATTTCAAAAGCCTCGCCAGTTGCGATTAAGCGTGACGATGACCTTTGTATCAATTGCGGGAAATGTACGAAAGCTTGCCCAGGTGGAATTCAAGTTGAGATTAAGGAAACTGTAAACTCCGCTGAATGCGTAGGATGCATCCAATGCATCGACAGTTGCCCCGTAGATGACTGTTTGACCCTGTCTGATAGACTGAGTCGCAAAAGACTTCCATGGATGACAATAGCTATTGGAACCGTTTTTATACTTCTGCTCTACTACGCAGCAGCAGTATTCACCAATCATTGGAACTCACCAATGCCAGTTGAAATGCTCCGCAATTACTATCTGAATCTATAA
- a CDS encoding adenine nucleotide alpha hydrolase family protein — protein MSSHGLGLEKRGGTSASIGSVTAKVIKNSPLPVQIVP, from the coding sequence ATGTCTAGCCACGGTCTCGGACTTGAGAAACGAGGTGGGACATCGGCGTCCATCGGCAGTGTGACAGCTAAAGTCATCAAAAACTCACCTTTACCCGTACAAATAGTTCCATAG